Proteins found in one Planococcus citri chromosome 2, ihPlaCitr1.1, whole genome shotgun sequence genomic segment:
- the LOC135835656 gene encoding uncharacterized protein LOC135835656 isoform X1 → MIQSNRLLIRVMTNVPRIARVRQKSIQSYNLNGVLFDEMQVFRSRWNALNERCKRLEANLHEAKIEKAQLAAKLELSREHMKRVEKEKDELSEVVLELHKDLQSNCLHKWIDTLGQKLSSLSDNKIINHEPPHVIDDIVLSSSDDEESYVDEFVESPVIGRVTDENLEVNVLDVISSTSNCTANDGMDHDYVSPRRTGDTDQEVEENVRRISNNEADSSNEVLSTNNENISEVYSTPVSTNNNSNLSEDTTQQNDTFLEDVTAESNAINQVTTAVEEPLYSCDIRFENTETSHLNQTSVSADSEVSATNSAILDENPTENIVCDQISGGEELISAQPSPSIISSVQHEPSCMDGGKISDDDHLFISSTPLPEKLSQNVDFYNDAASYFIRNREISAIEQTITMSPTRFQPTNSELSPNRDFSVAEETSTLSPRSTASTSAELSPSRNDNEEPVVTYAEKTLEQIPRSDIQDSEYNSNGCDDIPRSDIQDSEYNSNGCDDSEHNGHSDINEKTADSPQNTPISDNNTPTNDTQSVDSAVYSATSSVMVDQPSQPITVTDETHVENSSKTESLQKDGVDDLLTSAKSSQGHIQTSSDETSNVNGIISHEVCLTDTIAENGPIHNQITSESFLEQGVNHEEILQAEGDQSSFVSDTEYFDDLENDDDDVVLVDENTPEKTTNREASPEELMCQIFGSPDRNSDVVDITNEDNCTIDLNLSEEEADSISDLKKPGLSAVKPELTVNLPRMFTPGAQIQESVDCIISKLEKDLEVIEETLSEPSKLKRSYPSSSAQEPNCKRSPLDESFELTQDSVQDSGSKKILKCAICKDDKVYETYSILDTHIIAKHPDPFPAYTRCQYGKGKCERHFRTTRKLHDHIRKRHGAGDKNVSAKKLPPGQKPWPCTICNKIYTCNNDLKAHLDRTHGKRLVPKMKQKKSIKRSPTAAAYSVGDCIICLNDEGSSEKYKTYQELDDHIFHKHPNPYPYYLRCPFCKCDTARHFKGLSWLNNHIANNHAVEVFQKAT, encoded by the exons ATGATACAATCGAATAGGCTGCTAATTAGAGTAATGACTAATGTACCAAGAATCGCGCGAGTGCGCCAAAAAAGCATCCAATCTTACAATCTGAATGG CGTGCTATTCGATGAAATGCAAGTGTTTCGTTCAAGATGGAATGCGTTGAACGAACGATGTAAACGGTTAGAGGCGAATTTGCATGAAGCTAAAATCGAAAAAGCTCAACTTGCCGCTAAATTAGAACTATCTCGCGAACATATGAAACGagtcgaaaaagaaaaagatgaaTTATCGGAAGTTGTGCTCGAACTGCATAAAGATCTTCAAAGTAATTGTTTACATAAATGGATTGATACTCTGGggcaaaaattatcatcattaaGCGATAATAAGATTATAAACCACGAACCCCCTCATGTTATTGATGATATTGTTTTAAGTAGTAGCGATGACGAGGAATCGTATGTTGATGAATTTGTAGAATCGCCTGTTATTGGTCGAGTTACCGATGAGAATTTGGAAGTAAATGTACTCGATGTGATATCGTCAACTTCGAATTGTACCGCTAATGATGGTATGGATCACGATTATGTTTCACCTAGGCGTACAGGAGACACTGATCAAGAGGTAGAAGAAAACGTCCGTCGAATTTCTAACAATGAAGCTGATTCATCTAATGAAGTACTGAGTACTAATAATGAAAACATCTCCGAAGTATATTCTACGCCGGTTTCAACGAATAATAATTCTAATTTATCCGAAGATACGACTCAACAAAATGATACATTTCTTGAAGATGTAACTGCGGAATCGAATGCGATCAATCAAGTTACTACTGCAGTTGAAGAACCATTATACTCTTGTGATATTCGCTTTGAAAACACTGAAACATCACATTTAAATCAAACGTCTGTTTCTGCCGATAGTGAAGTTTCTGCGACGAATTCAGCTATTTTGGATGAAAACCCTACAGAAAATATTGTTTGTGATCAAATTTCTGGTGGTGAAGAACTGATCTCGGCTCAACCTTCACCCTCGATTATTTCATCAGTTCAACATGAACCTTCGTGCATGGATGGTGGAAAAATATCAGACGATGACCACTTATTTATAAGTTCCACACCTCTACCAgaaaaactttctcaaaatgttgatttttataatGACGCAGCATCTTACTTTATTCGCAATCGCGAGATCTCCGCTATTGAGCAAACAATAACGATGTCACCTACACGTTTTCAACCAACCAACAGTGAACTATCTCCAAATCGTGATTTCTCTGTAGCCGAAGAAACATCAACTTTGTCACCTCGAAGTACTGCATCAACGAGTGCTGAACTATCTCCAAGTCGCAACGATAATGAAGAACCTGTCGTCACGTATGCAGAAAAGACGCTTGAACAAATTCCTCGATCTGATATTCAAGATTCCGAATATAATTCAAACGGTTGCGATGATATTCCTCGATCTGATATTCAAGATTCTGAATATAATTCAAACGGTTGCGATGATAGTGAACATAATGGACATTCTGATATTAATGAAAAAACCGCGGATTCGCCTCAAAATACTCCAATTTCCGATAATAATACGCCTACGAATGATACACAAAGTGTTGATTCTGCTGTTTATTCTGCAACAAGTTCAGTTATGGTAGATCAACCATCCCAACCTATAACGGTAACTGATGAAACTCACGTTGAAAACAGCTCTAAAACTGAAAGTCTTCAAAAAGATGGTGTCGATGACTTGCTTACGTCAGCAAAATCCTCTCAAGGTCACATTCAAACTTCGTCTGACGAAACTTCGAACGTAAATGGTATCATTAGCCATGAAGTGTGCTTGACAGATACGATTGCTGAAAATGGTCCAATACATAATCAGATTACTAGCGAGTCCTTTCTTGAGCAAGGTGTAAATCACGAGGAAATATTACAAGCTGAAGGAGATCAGTCGTCATTTGTATCCGATACCGAGTACTTCGATGATTTGGaaaacgatgatgatgatgtggTGTTGGTCGATGAAAATACCCCCGAAAAAACCACTAATCGAGAAGCGTCTCCTGAAGAACTAATGTGTCAAATATTTGGTTCGCCTGATCGTAATTCGGATGTTGTTGATATTACAAATGAGGACAATTGTACGATCGATTTAAATTTAAGTGAAGAGGAAGCCGATTCGATTTCCGATTTGAAGAAACCTGGTCTTTCAGCAGTGAAACCAGAACTTACTGTGAATTTGCCTCGTATGTTCACCCCAGGTGCGCAAATTCAGGAATCCGTCGACTGCATTATTTCCAAATtagaaaa GGATTTAGAAGTTATTGAAGAGACTCTATCTGAACCATCAAAATTGAAGCGCTCTTATCCATCATCATCCGCGCAGGAGCCAAATTGTAAGCGTTCTCCACTTGATGAGTCATTCGAGCTAACTCAAGATTCTGTGCAGGATTCCGGTTCTAAGAAGATCCT taAATGTGCAATATGCAAAGATGACAAAGTATATGAAACTTATTCGATTCTCGATACGCATATTATTGCCAAGCATCCAGATCCGTTCCCTGCATATACCCGTTGTCAATACGGAAAGGGTAAATGCGAACGTCATTTCAGAACTACAAGAAAACTTCACGATCATATTCGAAAACGTCATGGCGCAGGAGATAAGAACGTCTCTGCTAAAAAATTACCCCCGGGACAAAA ACCTTGGCCATGTACTATTTGCAATAAGATTTATACATGTAATAATGATCTTAAAGCGCATCTCGATCGAACTCACGGAAAACGGTTAGTACccaaaatgaagcaaaaaaaaagtatcaaaagaTCTCCTACTGCTGCAGCATATTCAGTTGG TGATTGTATAATTTGCTTGAACGACGAAGGATCTAGTGAAAAGTATAAAACATATCAAGAACTCGACGACCATATTTTCCATAAACACCCAAACCCTTATCCATATTATTTGAGGTGTCCGTTCTGTAAATGTGATACTGCGAGGCATTTCAAAGGACTGTCATGGCTGAATAATCATATCGCTAATAATCATGCAGtcgaagtttttcaaaaggCTACATAA
- the LOC135835656 gene encoding uncharacterized protein LOC135835656 isoform X2, whose amino-acid sequence MESDSLQQSSDDCKFDVLFDEMQVFRSRWNALNERCKRLEANLHEAKIEKAQLAAKLELSREHMKRVEKEKDELSEVVLELHKDLQSNCLHKWIDTLGQKLSSLSDNKIINHEPPHVIDDIVLSSSDDEESYVDEFVESPVIGRVTDENLEVNVLDVISSTSNCTANDGMDHDYVSPRRTGDTDQEVEENVRRISNNEADSSNEVLSTNNENISEVYSTPVSTNNNSNLSEDTTQQNDTFLEDVTAESNAINQVTTAVEEPLYSCDIRFENTETSHLNQTSVSADSEVSATNSAILDENPTENIVCDQISGGEELISAQPSPSIISSVQHEPSCMDGGKISDDDHLFISSTPLPEKLSQNVDFYNDAASYFIRNREISAIEQTITMSPTRFQPTNSELSPNRDFSVAEETSTLSPRSTASTSAELSPSRNDNEEPVVTYAEKTLEQIPRSDIQDSEYNSNGCDDIPRSDIQDSEYNSNGCDDSEHNGHSDINEKTADSPQNTPISDNNTPTNDTQSVDSAVYSATSSVMVDQPSQPITVTDETHVENSSKTESLQKDGVDDLLTSAKSSQGHIQTSSDETSNVNGIISHEVCLTDTIAENGPIHNQITSESFLEQGVNHEEILQAEGDQSSFVSDTEYFDDLENDDDDVVLVDENTPEKTTNREASPEELMCQIFGSPDRNSDVVDITNEDNCTIDLNLSEEEADSISDLKKPGLSAVKPELTVNLPRMFTPGAQIQESVDCIISKLEKDLEVIEETLSEPSKLKRSYPSSSAQEPNCKRSPLDESFELTQDSVQDSGSKKILKCAICKDDKVYETYSILDTHIIAKHPDPFPAYTRCQYGKGKCERHFRTTRKLHDHIRKRHGAGDKNVSAKKLPPGQKPWPCTICNKIYTCNNDLKAHLDRTHGKRLVPKMKQKKSIKRSPTAAAYSVGDCIICLNDEGSSEKYKTYQELDDHIFHKHPNPYPYYLRCPFCKCDTARHFKGLSWLNNHIANNHAVEVFQKAT is encoded by the exons ATGGAATCGGATTCGCTGCAGCAATCCTCAGACGATTGTAAATTTGA CGTGCTATTCGATGAAATGCAAGTGTTTCGTTCAAGATGGAATGCGTTGAACGAACGATGTAAACGGTTAGAGGCGAATTTGCATGAAGCTAAAATCGAAAAAGCTCAACTTGCCGCTAAATTAGAACTATCTCGCGAACATATGAAACGagtcgaaaaagaaaaagatgaaTTATCGGAAGTTGTGCTCGAACTGCATAAAGATCTTCAAAGTAATTGTTTACATAAATGGATTGATACTCTGGggcaaaaattatcatcattaaGCGATAATAAGATTATAAACCACGAACCCCCTCATGTTATTGATGATATTGTTTTAAGTAGTAGCGATGACGAGGAATCGTATGTTGATGAATTTGTAGAATCGCCTGTTATTGGTCGAGTTACCGATGAGAATTTGGAAGTAAATGTACTCGATGTGATATCGTCAACTTCGAATTGTACCGCTAATGATGGTATGGATCACGATTATGTTTCACCTAGGCGTACAGGAGACACTGATCAAGAGGTAGAAGAAAACGTCCGTCGAATTTCTAACAATGAAGCTGATTCATCTAATGAAGTACTGAGTACTAATAATGAAAACATCTCCGAAGTATATTCTACGCCGGTTTCAACGAATAATAATTCTAATTTATCCGAAGATACGACTCAACAAAATGATACATTTCTTGAAGATGTAACTGCGGAATCGAATGCGATCAATCAAGTTACTACTGCAGTTGAAGAACCATTATACTCTTGTGATATTCGCTTTGAAAACACTGAAACATCACATTTAAATCAAACGTCTGTTTCTGCCGATAGTGAAGTTTCTGCGACGAATTCAGCTATTTTGGATGAAAACCCTACAGAAAATATTGTTTGTGATCAAATTTCTGGTGGTGAAGAACTGATCTCGGCTCAACCTTCACCCTCGATTATTTCATCAGTTCAACATGAACCTTCGTGCATGGATGGTGGAAAAATATCAGACGATGACCACTTATTTATAAGTTCCACACCTCTACCAgaaaaactttctcaaaatgttgatttttataatGACGCAGCATCTTACTTTATTCGCAATCGCGAGATCTCCGCTATTGAGCAAACAATAACGATGTCACCTACACGTTTTCAACCAACCAACAGTGAACTATCTCCAAATCGTGATTTCTCTGTAGCCGAAGAAACATCAACTTTGTCACCTCGAAGTACTGCATCAACGAGTGCTGAACTATCTCCAAGTCGCAACGATAATGAAGAACCTGTCGTCACGTATGCAGAAAAGACGCTTGAACAAATTCCTCGATCTGATATTCAAGATTCCGAATATAATTCAAACGGTTGCGATGATATTCCTCGATCTGATATTCAAGATTCTGAATATAATTCAAACGGTTGCGATGATAGTGAACATAATGGACATTCTGATATTAATGAAAAAACCGCGGATTCGCCTCAAAATACTCCAATTTCCGATAATAATACGCCTACGAATGATACACAAAGTGTTGATTCTGCTGTTTATTCTGCAACAAGTTCAGTTATGGTAGATCAACCATCCCAACCTATAACGGTAACTGATGAAACTCACGTTGAAAACAGCTCTAAAACTGAAAGTCTTCAAAAAGATGGTGTCGATGACTTGCTTACGTCAGCAAAATCCTCTCAAGGTCACATTCAAACTTCGTCTGACGAAACTTCGAACGTAAATGGTATCATTAGCCATGAAGTGTGCTTGACAGATACGATTGCTGAAAATGGTCCAATACATAATCAGATTACTAGCGAGTCCTTTCTTGAGCAAGGTGTAAATCACGAGGAAATATTACAAGCTGAAGGAGATCAGTCGTCATTTGTATCCGATACCGAGTACTTCGATGATTTGGaaaacgatgatgatgatgtggTGTTGGTCGATGAAAATACCCCCGAAAAAACCACTAATCGAGAAGCGTCTCCTGAAGAACTAATGTGTCAAATATTTGGTTCGCCTGATCGTAATTCGGATGTTGTTGATATTACAAATGAGGACAATTGTACGATCGATTTAAATTTAAGTGAAGAGGAAGCCGATTCGATTTCCGATTTGAAGAAACCTGGTCTTTCAGCAGTGAAACCAGAACTTACTGTGAATTTGCCTCGTATGTTCACCCCAGGTGCGCAAATTCAGGAATCCGTCGACTGCATTATTTCCAAATtagaaaa GGATTTAGAAGTTATTGAAGAGACTCTATCTGAACCATCAAAATTGAAGCGCTCTTATCCATCATCATCCGCGCAGGAGCCAAATTGTAAGCGTTCTCCACTTGATGAGTCATTCGAGCTAACTCAAGATTCTGTGCAGGATTCCGGTTCTAAGAAGATCCT taAATGTGCAATATGCAAAGATGACAAAGTATATGAAACTTATTCGATTCTCGATACGCATATTATTGCCAAGCATCCAGATCCGTTCCCTGCATATACCCGTTGTCAATACGGAAAGGGTAAATGCGAACGTCATTTCAGAACTACAAGAAAACTTCACGATCATATTCGAAAACGTCATGGCGCAGGAGATAAGAACGTCTCTGCTAAAAAATTACCCCCGGGACAAAA ACCTTGGCCATGTACTATTTGCAATAAGATTTATACATGTAATAATGATCTTAAAGCGCATCTCGATCGAACTCACGGAAAACGGTTAGTACccaaaatgaagcaaaaaaaaagtatcaaaagaTCTCCTACTGCTGCAGCATATTCAGTTGG TGATTGTATAATTTGCTTGAACGACGAAGGATCTAGTGAAAAGTATAAAACATATCAAGAACTCGACGACCATATTTTCCATAAACACCCAAACCCTTATCCATATTATTTGAGGTGTCCGTTCTGTAAATGTGATACTGCGAGGCATTTCAAAGGACTGTCATGGCTGAATAATCATATCGCTAATAATCATGCAGtcgaagtttttcaaaaggCTACATAA